In Effusibacillus pohliae DSM 22757, a genomic segment contains:
- a CDS encoding flagellar motor protein MotB — protein MSRRRNSHAGTHENHERWLLTYADLITLLMIFFVVLYAMSKIDITRYEQLAISLNQSFYDGSTGVMRTKFEKSQGQPNEAGNSVDKQTLEASRKLAEETQRLKEAEQKLKQYIQQNNLGDKVMVELNERGVQITLRDVALYDTGSAVIKPEAERILDGIAPFLKALPNKISVEGHTDNVPIRNSQFRSNFDLSAARALNVLYYLQTREVKPDRLSATGYGEYMPVASNDTPEGRAANRRVNILILRSAVQ, from the coding sequence ATGTCGAGACGGCGTAACTCCCATGCCGGCACGCATGAAAACCATGAGCGCTGGCTGTTGACCTATGCGGATCTGATCACGCTACTGATGATTTTTTTCGTCGTGTTATACGCGATGTCAAAAATCGACATCACTCGGTACGAGCAACTTGCGATCTCCCTGAATCAGTCGTTTTACGACGGTTCGACCGGTGTGATGAGAACGAAATTTGAGAAGTCGCAGGGGCAACCGAACGAAGCGGGCAACTCGGTCGACAAACAGACGCTGGAAGCGAGCCGTAAACTGGCGGAAGAAACCCAGCGTTTGAAGGAAGCGGAGCAGAAGCTGAAACAGTACATCCAACAAAACAACCTGGGCGACAAAGTGATGGTGGAACTGAACGAAAGAGGTGTGCAAATCACGTTGCGTGATGTGGCGCTGTACGACACCGGCTCGGCGGTGATCAAACCGGAAGCGGAACGGATTCTCGACGGGATTGCCCCATTTTTAAAGGCGCTGCCGAATAAAATTTCGGTCGAAGGCCACACCGACAATGTGCCGATCCGCAACAGCCAGTTCCGGTCCAATTTTGACCTGTCGGCCGCGCGGGCGCTCAACGTGCTGTATTATTTGCAAACTCGCGAGGTGAAGCCGGATCGGCTGTCGGCAACCGGATACGGCGAGTATATGCCGGTGGCAAGCAACGACACGCCGGAAGGGCGGGCCGCCAATCGGCGGGTTAACATTCTCATTTTGCGCAGCGCTGTCCAGTGA
- the uvrB gene encoding excinuclease ABC subunit UvrB — MADRKGKFELVSEYSPRGDQPKAIEALVNGIRSGLRQQVLLGVTGSGKTFTMANVIAKVNKPTLVLAPNKTLAAQLAAEFKEFFPNNAVEYFVSYYDYYQPEAYIPSTDTYIEKDAKINDEIDKLRHSATSSLLERNDVIVVGSVSSIYGLGNPVEYAAHVLSLRVGMEKPRNDILRKLVEMQYERNDINFVRGTFRVRGDVLEIFPASRSEKAFRVELFGDEIERITEIDVVTGEIVGTRQHVAIFPASHFVTSGDKMQRAINSIRAELEERLAELRAAGKLLEAQRLEQRTNYDLEMMAEIGFCSGIENYSRHLEGRPAGSPPNTLLDYFPKDFLLIIDESHVAVPQIGGMYNGDRSRKLTLIEHGFRLPSAADNRPLKFEEFEQRINQVIYVSATPGPYELERAEQVVEQIIRPTGLVDPEIHVRPIKGQIDDLVGEIHKRIKRDERVLVTTLTKKMAEDLTDYLKDLGIKVRYLHSDIKTLERMMILRDLRMGVFDVLVGINLLREGLDLPEVSLVAILDADKEGFLRAERSLIQTIGRAARNAEGQVIMYADTITQSMKAAIDETNRRRRIQQEYNRQHGITPQTVRKAVRDVIEATKAAESKTEYNVKQSVDKMSKKEREQLIRTLEKEMKEAAKALQFERAAELRDIILELSAS; from the coding sequence ATGGCAGACCGGAAAGGCAAGTTCGAGTTGGTATCCGAATATTCGCCGCGGGGAGATCAGCCGAAGGCGATTGAAGCGCTGGTCAACGGCATCCGATCCGGGTTGAGGCAACAGGTGCTGCTCGGCGTCACCGGTTCCGGAAAGACGTTTACGATGGCGAATGTGATCGCCAAAGTGAACAAACCGACGCTCGTGCTGGCGCCCAACAAGACGTTGGCTGCCCAACTGGCTGCCGAGTTCAAGGAGTTTTTTCCGAACAACGCGGTCGAATACTTCGTTTCCTACTACGATTATTATCAACCGGAGGCGTACATTCCGTCGACCGATACCTATATTGAAAAAGACGCGAAAATCAACGATGAAATCGACAAGCTGCGGCATTCGGCCACCAGCTCGCTGCTGGAGCGGAATGACGTGATCGTGGTCGGCTCCGTATCTTCGATTTACGGGTTGGGGAACCCTGTCGAATATGCGGCACATGTGCTGTCGCTGCGTGTAGGCATGGAAAAGCCAAGAAACGACATCCTGCGCAAGCTTGTCGAAATGCAGTATGAGCGAAACGACATCAATTTTGTGCGCGGCACGTTTCGCGTACGCGGCGACGTGTTGGAAATTTTTCCGGCGTCCCGCAGCGAAAAGGCGTTTCGCGTGGAACTGTTCGGAGATGAGATTGAACGGATCACGGAGATCGATGTGGTGACGGGCGAGATTGTGGGGACGCGCCAGCATGTTGCGATTTTTCCGGCGTCCCACTTCGTGACATCCGGCGACAAGATGCAGCGGGCGATCAATAGCATCCGCGCCGAACTGGAGGAGCGACTGGCGGAATTGCGGGCGGCCGGCAAGCTGCTGGAGGCGCAGCGGCTCGAGCAGCGGACCAACTACGATCTGGAGATGATGGCGGAGATCGGATTCTGTTCCGGCATCGAGAACTACTCGCGCCATCTGGAAGGACGTCCTGCCGGGTCGCCTCCCAACACGTTGCTCGATTATTTTCCGAAAGATTTTTTGCTGATCATCGACGAGTCGCACGTGGCGGTGCCGCAGATCGGCGGCATGTACAACGGCGACCGCAGCCGCAAGCTGACGCTGATCGAGCACGGATTCCGGCTGCCTTCGGCGGCGGACAACCGGCCGCTGAAATTTGAAGAATTTGAGCAGCGGATCAACCAGGTGATCTACGTATCGGCAACACCGGGACCTTATGAACTGGAACGGGCCGAGCAGGTGGTCGAACAGATTATTCGTCCGACCGGTCTGGTCGATCCGGAAATTCACGTGCGGCCGATCAAAGGCCAGATCGATGATCTGGTGGGCGAGATTCACAAGCGGATCAAGCGGGATGAACGCGTCCTCGTCACGACGCTGACGAAGAAGATGGCGGAAGATCTGACCGACTATCTGAAAGATCTCGGGATCAAGGTGCGCTATCTGCACTCGGATATCAAGACATTGGAGCGGATGATGATCCTGCGCGATCTGCGGATGGGCGTGTTCGACGTGCTGGTCGGCATCAACCTGCTGCGGGAAGGCCTGGATTTGCCGGAAGTTTCGCTGGTGGCGATTCTGGATGCGGACAAGGAAGGGTTCCTGCGGGCGGAACGGTCGCTGATTCAGACGATCGGGCGGGCCGCCCGGAATGCGGAAGGTCAGGTGATCATGTACGCGGATACGATCACGCAGTCGATGAAGGCGGCGATCGACGAAACGAACCGCCGCCGCCGGATCCAGCAAGAGTACAACAGGCAGCACGGCATCACGCCGCAAACGGTTCGCAAGGCGGTCCGGGATGTGATTGAGGCGACGAAGGCGGCCGAGTCGAAGACGGAGTACAACGTGAAGCAGAGTGTCGACAAGATGTCGAAGAAAGAGCGCGAGCAGTTGATCAGGACGTTGGAAAAGGAAATGAAGGAAGCGGCAAAAGCGCTGCAGTTCGAGCGAGCCGCCGAATTGCGCGACATTATTTTGGAACTGTCGGCTTCATAG